Proteins encoded in a region of the Teredinibacter purpureus genome:
- the rimK gene encoding 30S ribosomal protein S6--L-glutamate ligase, translated as MKIAILSRNPKLYSTRRLVEAATKRGHEVRVIDHIRCFMDMGTENPSIHFKEEEFNPGDFDAVIPRIGASVTFYGTSVVRQFEMMGTYCVNESVAISRSRDKLRSIQLLSRKGVGIPVTAFANSPDDVKGLIREVGGAPLVIKLLEGTQGIGVVLAETKKAAESVIEAFMGVKSNILIQEFIKEAGGSDIRCLVVGGKVIASMQRTAPEGEFRSNLHRGGSAQLVKLSPAERATAVKAANIMGLNVCGVDLLRSERGPLVMEVNSSPGLRGIEEATKKDVAGMIIDFIENNAKPNKTRTRGKG; from the coding sequence ATGAAAATAGCCATTCTTTCAAGAAACCCCAAATTATACTCTACCCGTAGACTCGTAGAGGCCGCTACTAAACGTGGCCACGAGGTTCGTGTGATTGATCACATCCGCTGCTTTATGGATATGGGGACGGAGAACCCCTCGATCCATTTCAAAGAAGAGGAATTCAATCCCGGTGACTTTGATGCGGTTATCCCTCGCATCGGTGCATCGGTAACCTTCTACGGTACCTCGGTAGTACGTCAGTTTGAAATGATGGGTACCTATTGTGTTAATGAGTCTGTCGCTATTTCCCGCTCGCGGGACAAGCTGCGTTCCATTCAGTTATTGTCACGCAAAGGCGTCGGCATTCCCGTTACCGCTTTCGCCAATTCGCCTGATGACGTGAAAGGCCTTATCAGAGAAGTTGGCGGCGCCCCGCTGGTGATTAAACTGCTTGAAGGCACACAGGGTATCGGCGTCGTGCTCGCTGAGACTAAAAAAGCGGCGGAAAGTGTTATCGAGGCCTTTATGGGTGTAAAAAGCAATATCCTGATACAGGAGTTTATTAAGGAAGCCGGTGGCAGTGATATACGCTGCCTGGTTGTGGGAGGCAAGGTTATTGCTTCCATGCAAAGGACAGCGCCCGAAGGTGAGTTCCGTTCCAACCTGCACCGGGGTGGCTCTGCCCAGCTCGTTAAATTATCACCGGCAGAACGCGCCACAGCCGTTAAGGCGGCAAACATCATGGGACTCAACGTATGCGGTGTCGATTTACTGCGCTCTGAAAGAGGTCCATTGGTGATGGAAGTCAACTCTTCACCCGGATTAAGGGGTATTGAAGAGGCCACTAAAAAAGACGTGGCCGGTATGATTATCGACTTTATCGAAAATAACGCTAAACCCAACAAAACACGCACGCGTGGCAAAGGATAA
- a CDS encoding succinylglutamate desuccinylase/aspartoacylase family protein: MTIKNQPITINGITVQPGEQQVIDLPVAKLYTHISLNIPVQVICGKRPGPRLFISAAIHGDELNGVEIVRRLFTTSALKSLRGTLVVIPVVNVFGIIQHSRYLPDRRDLNRSFPGSSRGSLAARLAHIFLQEIVSQCNYGIDLHTGALNRSNLPQIRANLDDPETKMLAEAFSVPVLLNSNLRDGSLRQAADEHGVKVLLYEAGEALRFDELSIRAGVRGIISVMRKLAMLPAAKKSSKQQEPFIARSSSWERAPESGLLRSMASLGSRVNKGDILGIISDPSNLFDPVEHDVKAGYSGIIIGTSNIPLVNEGDALFHIARFEDIKEAAASVDAFQSTAERSPNPGFDDQALI; encoded by the coding sequence ATGACGATAAAAAATCAACCTATCACTATCAATGGCATAACAGTACAGCCTGGTGAACAACAGGTGATTGACCTGCCCGTGGCCAAACTGTACACCCATATCAGTCTAAATATACCCGTGCAAGTTATCTGCGGTAAAAGACCTGGCCCGCGACTGTTTATCAGCGCAGCCATTCACGGTGACGAACTCAATGGCGTTGAAATTGTTCGCCGTTTATTCACCACAAGTGCGCTTAAGAGCCTGCGTGGAACGCTGGTGGTGATTCCTGTCGTCAATGTATTTGGCATTATCCAGCACTCCCGTTATCTGCCCGATAGACGTGATTTGAATCGCTCTTTTCCAGGTTCCAGCCGCGGCTCTCTTGCCGCCCGGCTTGCCCATATTTTTTTGCAGGAAATAGTCAGCCAATGCAATTATGGGATCGACCTACACACCGGCGCATTAAACCGCTCCAACCTGCCACAAATTCGGGCTAATCTGGATGACCCGGAAACAAAAATGCTCGCCGAAGCTTTTTCGGTACCGGTGTTACTGAACTCGAATCTGCGTGATGGCTCTTTGCGCCAGGCTGCCGATGAGCATGGCGTGAAAGTACTTTTGTATGAAGCCGGTGAAGCGTTACGTTTCGACGAACTCTCCATTCGCGCAGGCGTGCGGGGTATCATATCGGTTATGCGCAAGCTGGCTATGTTGCCAGCGGCAAAAAAATCATCAAAACAGCAAGAGCCTTTTATTGCTCGATCCAGTAGTTGGGAGCGCGCACCGGAAAGCGGCCTGCTGCGCTCAATGGCATCGCTAGGATCACGAGTCAATAAAGGTGATATTCTGGGCATAATATCTGACCCGTCGAATTTGTTCGATCCGGTGGAGCATGACGTTAAAGCAGGATATTCCGGCATCATTATCGGTACAAGTAATATTCCTTTGGTCAATGAAGGGGATGCACTGTTTCATATCGCTCGCTTTGAAGATATCAAAGAAGCAGCAGCATCAGTCGACGCTTTTCAAAGTACGGCTGAGCGGTCTCCCAATCCAGGCTTTGACGACCAGGCACTCATTTAA
- a CDS encoding DUF21 domain-containing protein, with protein MSWLNTLPQQDLWIWLGIAFCISQSAMFSGLNLAFFSLNRLQLEVAAGDKNKAALTVLAMRQDSNFLLTTILWGNVGINVLLTLLSDSVLAGVSAFAFSTVFITLFGEITPQAYCSRHALKTASLLAPLLRFYQLLLFPVAKPCALLLDVWLGKEGITYMRERDLRQVIKKHMEADEAEVEAVEGIGALNFLQIDDIAVCNEGETLDPESIIELPTHLDLPILPDFKPSADDPFLQQVQCSGHKWVVLVNQQQQPLVVLDADGFLRAALFRPSADFQPYDYCHRPIVITNPQLPLGDVLGKLKKSHDTQCDSVIDHDIILLWSEQRRVITGADILGRLLKGIHAGT; from the coding sequence ATGTCCTGGCTTAACACTCTGCCTCAGCAAGACCTGTGGATATGGCTGGGCATCGCTTTTTGTATATCCCAATCCGCTATGTTTTCCGGTTTAAATCTGGCCTTTTTTAGCCTGAATCGCCTGCAACTGGAAGTTGCAGCGGGTGACAAAAACAAAGCTGCGTTAACCGTGCTCGCTATGCGTCAGGATTCCAACTTCTTACTAACAACCATTTTGTGGGGCAATGTCGGGATCAATGTCCTATTAACGTTATTGTCAGATTCAGTGCTGGCCGGAGTCAGTGCTTTTGCATTTTCGACGGTATTTATCACCCTGTTTGGTGAAATCACGCCACAAGCTTACTGCTCACGCCACGCGCTTAAAACAGCGTCTCTATTAGCGCCTTTATTACGGTTTTATCAACTACTGCTTTTTCCTGTCGCCAAACCTTGTGCGCTGTTACTGGATGTATGGCTTGGCAAAGAAGGCATCACCTATATGCGCGAGCGTGACTTGCGACAAGTGATCAAAAAGCATATGGAGGCTGACGAGGCTGAAGTTGAGGCTGTCGAGGGAATTGGTGCGCTTAATTTCCTGCAAATCGACGATATTGCGGTGTGCAATGAAGGCGAGACTTTAGATCCAGAGAGTATTATCGAATTACCCACCCATTTGGACCTACCGATACTGCCAGACTTTAAACCTTCAGCAGATGATCCGTTTTTGCAACAAGTACAGTGTTCCGGCCATAAGTGGGTTGTACTCGTTAACCAACAGCAGCAACCACTGGTCGTGTTGGATGCTGATGGTTTTTTACGCGCCGCTCTGTTTAGACCATCCGCTGACTTTCAACCTTATGATTATTGTCATCGGCCTATTGTCATTACTAACCCGCAATTACCTTTGGGGGATGTACTGGGTAAGCTAAAGAAGAGCCACGATACTCAGTGCGATAGCGTCATTGATCACGACATTATTTTGTTGTGGTCCGAGCAGCGCCGAGTCATTACCGGTGCTGACATCCTTGGACGACTATTAAAAGGCATCCATGCGGGTACCTGA
- a CDS encoding cation:proton antiporter has product MNHVMHSVEFQMSVLLFMALSGYLLASMLKQPSVVGQILAGIIIGPSVFGLITYTGFVSSLGHLGAAILLFTIGLEFKVKDLLQLRYAVIGLFGVVVPWACGFGLALLFDFDPGRATLIGVALSATSIAITADTLREMGKLDSVAAKAIIGAAVIDDVLALLALSISLQVGGGEASLPDIGFMLLKAVVFLVAGVILSQRYLRHWITKLDGTAFAQRYTEAVFVLAMMLAFAYAIVAELMGLSAIVGAFIAGVSLEGVHLKHSRNFHEGADYLRIVFGAIFFVSLGILVDVSAFTTDMFLFLLALTVAAIASKLIGCGLPARLLGMSNKDSIAIGVGMVPRGEIAMVVALLALNSGAIEQAAYIAIVLMSLLTAVFTPLVLRNWVYRPSPHQNKAHQHSAD; this is encoded by the coding sequence ATGAACCATGTCATGCACTCCGTTGAATTTCAAATGAGCGTACTGCTGTTTATGGCACTGAGCGGTTACCTGCTGGCCTCTATGCTCAAACAACCCTCAGTAGTAGGACAAATTTTGGCGGGCATCATCATCGGCCCCAGCGTCTTTGGCTTGATAACCTATACCGGTTTCGTCTCCAGTCTCGGTCATTTGGGCGCTGCAATTTTGCTGTTTACCATCGGTCTGGAATTCAAGGTTAAGGATCTGCTGCAACTACGCTATGCTGTCATTGGCTTGTTTGGTGTAGTAGTGCCTTGGGCCTGCGGTTTTGGTTTAGCTTTGTTGTTTGATTTTGACCCTGGCCGAGCCACGTTAATTGGTGTGGCTTTGTCCGCAACCAGCATTGCGATTACCGCCGATACCCTACGCGAAATGGGCAAGCTCGATAGTGTGGCAGCCAAAGCCATTATCGGTGCCGCCGTTATTGACGATGTACTGGCGCTATTAGCACTCTCTATAAGCCTGCAGGTAGGCGGTGGCGAAGCGTCGCTGCCTGACATCGGTTTTATGCTATTGAAAGCCGTGGTGTTTTTAGTGGCAGGTGTCATATTAAGCCAGCGCTATCTCCGCCACTGGATTACCAAACTCGACGGCACTGCTTTTGCTCAACGTTATACAGAAGCGGTTTTTGTCCTCGCCATGATGCTGGCCTTTGCCTATGCCATTGTCGCTGAACTGATGGGTTTGTCGGCTATTGTCGGTGCCTTTATTGCCGGTGTCAGTTTGGAAGGCGTACACCTCAAACACAGCCGTAATTTCCATGAAGGCGCGGATTACCTACGTATCGTCTTTGGTGCCATTTTTTTCGTTTCGCTGGGAATTTTAGTCGATGTATCGGCATTCACCACTGACATGTTTCTGTTTTTATTGGCGCTGACGGTTGCAGCGATTGCCAGCAAATTGATCGGTTGTGGTCTACCGGCACGCTTGTTGGGTATGAGCAATAAAGATTCTATCGCTATCGGTGTTGGTATGGTCCCACGTGGAGAAATCGCCATGGTGGTGGCTTTATTAGCGCTCAATTCTGGCGCCATTGAACAGGCTGCTTATATCGCGATCGTGCTAATGAGTTTGTTAACGGCTGTATTTACGCCATTGGTATTACGCAACTGGGTTTATCGCCCATCCCCTCATCAAAACAAAGCGCATCAACACTCTGCTGATTAA
- a CDS encoding FMN-binding glutamate synthase family protein produces the protein MPFNRAQRNWVYRAAKNLDSTTAFGSSRNLSIPGTVFFANGLYPVLENEAIDTTGIIIGPDTPTPYYCEKFFHISAMSYGAISVPAVRALSRGAKMAGIWLNTGEGGLSSYHLEGGCDLVFQIGTGKFGVRDHNGDFSDSKLKELADHPTIKMFEIKLSQGAKPGKGGILPAIKVTEEIARIRGIAPGEAAISPNRFPEIEGPDDLLTMIDHVRTITGKPTGIKLCIGNPVDMELLCEAIIKRGQASAPDFITIDSGDGGTGAAPMSLIDNVGMLVYESLPQVVDILIRQGLRERIKVIASGKLINPSDVAWALCAGADFVNNARGFMFSLGCIQAMQCNKNTCPTGVTTHNKRLQAGLDPLDKAHRVNHYANNMIKEVTTIAHSCGVKDPRQLTRQHIRTIADNGKSMAFD, from the coding sequence ATGCCGTTCAACCGTGCCCAACGTAACTGGGTTTATCGTGCCGCAAAAAATCTCGATTCCACGACCGCCTTTGGCTCAAGTCGTAATCTGTCCATTCCGGGTACGGTGTTTTTTGCCAATGGGCTCTATCCCGTTCTGGAAAATGAAGCGATTGATACAACAGGGATTATTATTGGGCCCGACACACCTACCCCCTATTATTGTGAAAAATTTTTCCATATTTCTGCCATGAGTTATGGTGCCATCTCAGTGCCCGCCGTTAGAGCATTATCGCGTGGGGCAAAGATGGCTGGCATTTGGCTTAACACGGGTGAAGGTGGACTATCATCGTATCATCTGGAAGGTGGTTGCGATTTAGTGTTTCAAATCGGCACCGGTAAATTTGGTGTGCGTGATCATAACGGCGATTTTTCTGATTCAAAACTGAAAGAACTGGCAGACCATCCAACGATTAAAATGTTTGAAATCAAGCTCAGCCAAGGGGCAAAACCCGGCAAAGGCGGCATCTTACCCGCCATTAAAGTCACTGAAGAAATTGCCCGTATCAGAGGTATTGCGCCCGGAGAAGCCGCCATCAGTCCCAATCGTTTTCCCGAAATCGAGGGGCCTGATGATTTATTAACTATGATCGACCATGTACGAACAATTACCGGAAAGCCGACGGGCATTAAGTTATGCATAGGCAATCCTGTTGACATGGAGTTATTGTGCGAGGCGATTATCAAAAGAGGCCAGGCAAGTGCACCGGATTTTATAACTATAGATAGTGGTGATGGCGGCACCGGAGCAGCACCGATGAGCTTGATCGATAATGTGGGTATGTTGGTTTACGAAAGTTTGCCGCAAGTCGTCGACATCCTTATTCGGCAAGGTTTACGTGAACGCATCAAAGTCATTGCCAGCGGCAAGTTAATTAATCCTAGTGATGTCGCCTGGGCACTGTGTGCCGGAGCTGATTTTGTTAATAATGCGCGCGGCTTTATGTTTTCTCTGGGCTGTATTCAGGCGATGCAGTGCAATAAAAACACCTGCCCTACCGGCGTAACGACACACAATAAACGGCTTCAGGCAGGTTTAGACCCACTCGACAAGGCTCACCGTGTTAATCATTACGCCAACAACATGATAAAAGAAGTGACAACTATCGCTCATTCCTGCGGCGTTAAAGACCCACGACAACTAACGCGACAACACATACGTACTATTGCAGACAATGGGAAATCAATGGCTTTTGATTAA
- the acnA gene encoding aconitate hydratase AcnA: MTRSKNSFNTLNTLQVNNTTFSYYAINGGELATLSAINRLPVCTKILLENLLRHEDGQTCSREDIQALAASAGRGSDQEIAYHPARVLMQDFTGVPAVVDLAAMRHALLEQGIDPQKINPLSKVDLVIDHSVNIDKFATADAFGENVDIEMQRNSERYQFLKWGQGAFNNFSVVPPGTGICHQVNLEYLAKTVWTEQDGDQLMAYPDTLVGTDSHTTMINGLGVLGWGVGGIEAEAAMLGQPIPMLIPDVIGFELTGQLAEGITATDLVLRIVQLLREHGVVGKFVEFYGAGLDHLPLAERATIANMAPEYGATCGLFPVDKQTLHYLHLSGRDEDSIALVEAYCKAQGLWRDEDSPTLNFADTLHLDMATVEANLAGPKRPQDRVTVSALHSAMDGYIELEGKLGQLDQGFPLADSDLEMHHGDVAIAAITSCTNTSNPAVMLGAGLLAKKALAKGLQRKPWVKSSLAPGSKVVTDYLLKAGVQASLDALGFNLVGYGCTTCIGNSGPLSKAVEDTIQANDLIVSSVLSGNRNFEGRIHPLVKANWLASPPLVVAYALAGTTRIDLSRQPIGNDRDGQPVYLRDIWPSNAEIAELMQSITSDMFKKQYSAVFQGDAAWRAIDSGNDAAYTFMPNSTYIRLPPFFEEQYQGNQSNILGAPMLAMLGDSITTDHISPAGAIPADSPAAQYLMENGVAKPDFNSYGSRRGNHEVMMRGTFGNIRIRNEMTPKLEGGYTRLSGSTDALPIYDAAMHYLSKATATVIVAGKEYGTGSSRDWAAKGTLLLGVKAVIVESFERIHRSNLVGMGVLPLQFLPGDNRKTLALTGDEHIDILGLDQALQPKQHLTALIHYPSGEQRQITLQSRIDTAVEIEYYRAGGVLRYVLNRIVNN, from the coding sequence ATGACTCGTTCAAAAAACTCTTTTAATACCCTCAACACATTGCAGGTTAACAACACTACATTCAGTTACTACGCAATCAATGGTGGTGAGTTAGCAACCCTGTCAGCCATTAACCGGCTACCGGTTTGCACAAAAATCTTATTGGAAAACCTGCTTCGCCATGAAGATGGACAAACTTGCAGCCGGGAAGATATACAAGCGCTGGCAGCCAGCGCCGGTCGCGGCAGCGATCAGGAAATAGCCTATCACCCAGCGCGCGTTTTGATGCAAGATTTTACCGGGGTGCCAGCCGTTGTCGATCTGGCCGCTATGCGCCATGCGCTGCTTGAGCAAGGGATAGACCCACAGAAAATCAATCCACTATCAAAGGTAGATTTGGTCATCGACCATTCGGTGAATATCGACAAATTTGCCACCGCAGATGCTTTTGGCGAAAACGTTGACATCGAAATGCAGCGTAACAGTGAGCGTTACCAATTTTTGAAATGGGGACAAGGTGCGTTTAATAACTTCAGTGTGGTACCGCCAGGCACAGGAATTTGCCATCAGGTTAACCTGGAGTATCTGGCCAAAACGGTGTGGACTGAACAGGACGGCGACCAACTCATGGCCTACCCTGACACGCTGGTAGGTACCGATAGCCATACCACCATGATCAATGGGCTGGGTGTATTGGGCTGGGGGGTCGGTGGTATTGAGGCTGAAGCTGCCATGCTAGGACAGCCAATCCCCATGTTAATACCAGATGTCATTGGCTTTGAGCTGACCGGGCAACTAGCCGAGGGCATTACTGCCACCGATCTGGTACTGAGAATAGTGCAACTGCTGCGCGAACACGGGGTGGTGGGTAAGTTTGTTGAATTTTACGGCGCGGGGCTTGATCATTTGCCACTGGCCGAACGCGCGACCATTGCCAATATGGCGCCGGAATATGGCGCCACCTGCGGCTTGTTCCCCGTGGATAAGCAAACCCTGCATTATCTGCACTTAAGTGGCCGCGACGAGGACAGTATTGCGCTGGTCGAAGCCTATTGCAAAGCACAGGGCTTATGGCGCGATGAAGATAGCCCAACACTGAATTTTGCTGACACGCTACACTTGGATATGGCAACCGTCGAGGCGAACTTGGCCGGGCCGAAACGCCCTCAGGATCGTGTCACTGTGTCAGCACTGCACTCGGCGATGGATGGCTATATTGAACTGGAAGGCAAACTCGGCCAGCTCGACCAGGGTTTCCCGCTAGCGGACAGTGATCTGGAAATGCATCATGGTGATGTTGCCATTGCCGCGATCACCTCTTGCACCAATACCTCTAATCCCGCCGTCATGCTTGGCGCCGGGTTGTTGGCCAAAAAAGCGCTCGCCAAAGGTTTGCAGAGAAAACCCTGGGTTAAATCATCCTTAGCCCCCGGCTCAAAAGTCGTTACCGACTACCTGCTAAAAGCCGGTGTACAAGCATCGTTGGATGCGCTGGGATTTAACCTGGTGGGTTATGGCTGCACCACCTGCATCGGTAATTCAGGGCCATTATCCAAAGCGGTAGAGGATACGATACAGGCTAACGATCTGATCGTTTCATCCGTATTGTCGGGCAACCGAAATTTTGAAGGCCGGATTCACCCACTGGTCAAAGCAAACTGGCTAGCCTCACCGCCACTGGTTGTCGCCTATGCTTTGGCGGGCACCACCCGCATTGACTTAAGCCGCCAGCCGATCGGTAATGACAGGGACGGTCAACCGGTTTATCTTCGCGATATTTGGCCCAGTAATGCAGAGATAGCCGAGCTAATGCAATCCATCACCAGCGACATGTTTAAAAAACAGTACAGTGCGGTTTTTCAGGGTGACGCCGCCTGGCGAGCTATCGATAGTGGTAATGACGCGGCCTATACCTTTATGCCTAACTCCACTTATATCCGCCTGCCCCCCTTCTTTGAAGAACAATATCAAGGCAACCAAAGCAACATCCTAGGCGCACCCATGCTAGCGATGCTGGGCGACTCTATTACCACCGACCACATATCCCCCGCCGGAGCCATCCCGGCGGACAGCCCGGCTGCTCAGTATTTGATGGAGAACGGCGTGGCTAAACCTGACTTTAATTCCTACGGTTCCCGGCGTGGTAATCACGAAGTCATGATGCGTGGCACTTTTGGCAACATTCGTATTCGCAATGAAATGACCCCGAAACTGGAAGGCGGTTATACACGACTTTCCGGCAGTACCGATGCTCTGCCAATTTACGATGCAGCCATGCACTACCTATCCAAGGCAACGGCAACCGTCATCGTTGCCGGTAAGGAATACGGCACCGGTTCCAGCCGCGACTGGGCGGCTAAAGGTACATTACTGCTCGGAGTAAAGGCTGTTATTGTAGAAAGTTTTGAGCGTATTCACCGCTCTAATCTTGTCGGAATGGGTGTATTACCCTTGCAGTTTTTACCGGGTGACAATCGAAAAACGCTGGCACTCACCGGCGATGAACATATCGACATTCTCGGTCTGGATCAAGCACTGCAACCCAAGCAGCATCTGACTGCCTTGATTCATTATCCGTCCGGTGAACAGCGTCAAATCACGCTGCAATCGCGCATCGATACCGCTGTGGAAATAGAATACTACCGCGCGGGTGGAGTCCTCAGGTATGTCCTCAACCGAATTGTTAACAATTAA
- a CDS encoding class II fumarate hydratase, producing the protein MAQNTRIEKDSLGEIPVPEQALYGAQTQRAINNFTLSGIPMPRDFIRSLGLIKAAAAKTNNELGELDTDIAEAISAAALDITEGKYADQFPVDVFQTGSGTSSNMNINEVIATLASKVLKRQVHPNDHVNCSQSSNDVIPTAIHISASLALHQQLIPALHQLTNAIAKRESELTGQVKTGRTHLMDAMPLTFTQELSAWRAQLQLAEQRLNDTQQRLRQLAQGGTAVGTGINAPKSFSEVFIKHLSVLTSLQFEPANNLFAAISSQDTAVELSGQLKTLAVTLMKIANDLRWMNSGPLAGLGEISLKALQPGSSIMPGKVNPVIPEAVAMAAAQVIGNDTTVTIAGQSGNFQLNVMLPVIVFNLLQSIQLLANSCSCLATTAIADFVVNETATEKHLARNPVLITALNREIGYSQASEIAKRAYHDNRSILEVAIEMTDIDEDRLQQLLDPKNLV; encoded by the coding sequence ATGGCCCAAAACACCCGGATTGAAAAAGACAGTTTGGGCGAAATCCCTGTTCCTGAACAGGCACTGTACGGTGCACAAACCCAACGAGCCATTAACAATTTCACCCTTAGTGGCATTCCCATGCCAAGGGATTTTATTCGCAGTCTGGGGTTGATCAAAGCAGCGGCGGCCAAAACCAATAATGAACTGGGCGAACTCGATACTGATATAGCCGAGGCCATCAGTGCTGCCGCGCTTGATATTACCGAGGGTAAGTATGCGGATCAATTCCCAGTGGACGTATTTCAAACCGGCTCCGGCACCAGCAGCAATATGAACATCAATGAAGTCATTGCTACATTGGCCAGCAAGGTACTAAAGCGCCAGGTACACCCCAACGACCACGTCAATTGCAGCCAAAGCAGTAACGACGTCATCCCCACCGCCATCCATATCAGCGCCAGCCTGGCTCTGCATCAGCAATTAATACCCGCGCTGCATCAGCTAACTAACGCCATTGCCAAACGTGAAAGTGAGCTGACAGGGCAGGTCAAAACGGGGCGCACTCATTTAATGGATGCTATGCCTTTGACCTTCACTCAGGAGTTATCAGCCTGGCGCGCACAACTGCAACTTGCAGAGCAACGCCTTAATGATACTCAGCAACGTCTTCGTCAACTGGCACAGGGCGGCACCGCTGTGGGTACCGGGATCAATGCACCTAAGAGTTTCTCTGAGGTATTTATAAAACATTTATCTGTACTCACCTCACTTCAATTTGAACCTGCCAATAATTTATTTGCCGCGATAAGTAGTCAGGACACAGCGGTAGAATTGTCCGGTCAGCTCAAAACCCTAGCGGTAACCTTGATGAAAATCGCTAACGATTTACGTTGGATGAATAGCGGCCCCTTGGCGGGTTTAGGTGAAATCAGTCTTAAGGCCCTACAACCCGGCAGCAGTATTATGCCGGGAAAAGTTAATCCAGTGATACCCGAAGCTGTTGCGATGGCGGCAGCACAAGTCATTGGCAATGACACAACGGTAACGATCGCCGGTCAATCGGGAAATTTTCAGCTCAATGTGATGTTACCGGTGATTGTCTTTAATCTGCTGCAAAGTATTCAGCTACTGGCAAACAGTTGTAGCTGCCTGGCAACAACAGCGATTGCAGACTTCGTGGTCAACGAAACAGCCACTGAAAAACATCTGGCACGCAACCCTGTGCTCATTACCGCACTAAATCGGGAAATAGGTTACAGTCAGGCCTCCG